In Thermomicrobiales bacterium, the following are encoded in one genomic region:
- a CDS encoding ferredoxin family protein — MTYVIAEPCIGVKDASCVEVCPVDCIHSDDDSEQYFINPDECIDCGVCAEVCPVEAIFFEDDLPEQWASFLGLNRQYFENQ; from the coding sequence ATGACGTACGTGATCGCCGAGCCGTGCATCGGGGTGAAGGATGCCTCCTGTGTTGAGGTATGCCCGGTGGACTGCATCCACTCCGACGACGATTCGGAGCAGTATTTCATTAACCCTGACGAGTGCATTGACTGCGGCGTCTGCGCCGAGGTCTGCCCCGTCGAAGCCATATTCTTTGAGGATGACCTGCCCGAGCAGTGGGCAAGCTTCCTTGGTCTGAACCGACAGTACTTCGAGAATCAGTGA